The segment CGACCGCTGTTCCTGGTTCATACGGCCGGCTACCGAGGCACCCGGCAAAACGATGTCGGTCTCCCACCACTTCCGTGCATAGAATAGCCATCAGAGCGGTGTTTCGCACTAGATATATACACGAACTCGAACAACCCCTCCGAATGGATCGCAACGACTTTCGGGATCGCGGTCGGCCCCTGTAGTATGACACGAATCGCGGGGATGGCGAGCAATCGCGGCCGCAACCTGATGCACCTCGCCGACGGCGCACCCGGCGGTGCCGAGCTCGCGGTGGTTCTCTCGAACCAGGCCGATGCGCCCGTTCTCGAGAAGGCCGCCGACCGGGGGATCGACACGGAGGTCGTCGAGCGCGAGGAGAGCGAGGAACGAGCGTCCCACGAACGTCGAATCCTCGACGCGCTCGCCGAGTACGACGTCGACCTGGTCTGTCTCGACGGCTACATGCGCGTGCTCACCGGCGAGTTCCTCGACGACGCGCCGCTCACGCTCAACGTCCATCCCTCCCTCTTGCCGTCGTTCCCGGGGATGGACGCCCACGAACAGGTGCTCGAGGCGGGCGTTCGCATCTCGGGCTGCACAGTACATATCGTCACGAGAGAGGTCGACGCCGGGCCCGTCGTTACCCAGGAGTCGGTACCGGTCTACGAGGGCGACGACGAGGAGAGCCTGAAGGAGCGCGTGCTCTACGAGGCGGAGTTCCGCGCCTATCCGCGCGCGGTTCGATGGTTCGCGGAGGACCGCCTCGACGTGCGCGACGGCGAGGTCCGCGTCGAGGGCGACGAGGGCGGGCGATTTCCCGCCCGTCGGACCGTCTCGGAGGACCGCTCGACCGAACTCCGGTACGGCGAGAACCCCCACCAGGAGGCCGCGCTCTACGCCGACGAGACCGAGGAGGAGGCCACCGTCGTTCACGCCGAACAGCTCAACGAGGGCGCGAAGGCGCTCTCCTACAACAACTACAACGACGCCGACGCCGCGCTCGGGCTCGTCAAGGAGTTCGACGAACCCGCCGCCGCCGTCATCAAGCACACCAACCCCGCGGGCTGTGCGACGGCCGACGCCGTAAGCGAGGCTTACGACCGCGCGCTCTCGACCGACCCGATGAGCGCCTTCGGGGGGATCGTCGCGCTCAACCGGGCGTGCGACGAAGAGACGGCGGAGGCGATCACCGAGTCGTTCAAGGAGGTCGTCGTCGCGCCCGATTATCGTGAAGAAGCGCTGTCGGTCCTCCGGGAGAAGGAGAACCTCCGCGTCTTGGACGTGGGCCCGTTCGGCGAGCCCGGTCCCCGGCTGCGCGAGAAACAGCTCGCGGGCGGGCGGCTCGTCCAGGAGCGCGACGACCAGCGTCTCTCCCGCGAGGACTTGGAGGTCGTCACCGAGCGCGAGCCGAGCGAGGAGGAGTTCGCCTCCCTCCTGTTCGCCTGGCACACCATCAAACACGTCAAGTCGAACGCGATCCTCTTCGCGAAGGGAACCGAGACGGTGGGCGTCGGCATGGGCCAGGTCAGCCGCGTCGACGCCGTCCGGCTGGCAGCGATGAAGGCCGAGGAGCACGCCGAGGGCAAGGACAGCGAGGGCGCCGTGATGGCCTCGGACGCCTTCTTCCCGTTCCCGGACGGAATCGAGGAAGCCAGCGAGGCGGGCATCGAGGCCGTGATCCAGCCCGGCGGCTCGGTCAACGACGACGACGTGATCGAGGCCGCGAACGAACACGACATGGCAATGGTCTTCACCGGCTCGCGGGCGTTCCGCCACGACTGAGCGCCGTGAGAGAGGGATCCGTTATGCAGCGAAACGGAAGCCGCCGTTTCGGACTCGACCGAACGACCCTTCTCATTCTTGCAGAACGCTTATTTAATTTGCATTTTAAACCATCAGGTAGAACATAAAACATGTCTGGAATGGGAGAGACGCGAACGGATTACTGTCCGAACTGTGAGGAGGAGCGCGAGGTGCGGGTCTCGGTCGCGTGGCAACCGGACGTCTGTACGGTCTGTAGTGCGGACGTCGAGGAGTCGTGACATCGGTCCTCGTGGGGCCCGGCCGACGACCACCGTCCATCGACCGCGAGCCCGTAGGTCGATCCGCTTGCCGTGACCGATTCTACGGCTCGAACGTCCAGCGCGTCGCGTCCGCCGGATAGTCGCTCCACGCGAGGACCTTTCTCGGGTGGACCGCCCAGAAGGGCGTCCCGTGACGGACGCCGTACTTCTCCTCGTACGCTGAGTCGAGGCGCTCGACGAGTTCGGGATCGGCGCTCCCCTCGGCGAGTTTCCCGGCCGTTCCCTCGATGATCACGACGTCGTCGCCGCTCTCTCGGTGGACGACGATCTCCGAACCGGCCGCGAGGTTTCGCGCCCACCGTGTGTGCTCGCCGCCGCCGCAGTGGAACGTGTCGTCGAGCCAGACGCCCCAGACGGGCCGCGCGTGCGGGCGACCGTCGGGGAGCGTCGTCGACACCCAGTAGTTGCGATCGCCCCGCATCCCCTCGGCGACGAACTCCCAGGGAAGCAATCCCTCGTCGTCCTCGGGTATTCCGTAGCTGTCCTCGGTCTCCGGCCTGCTTCGGCGTCTGTCGTCCTCGTCGGTCATCCCGTCCCGTAGGCTTCGGGACGGCATAAGACCGTTCGGGGCGGACGGTCCGAGGACACGTTTATCGACCCGGGTCCCGATCTGCGGGGTATGATCAGGTCCTTCGACGGCGTCGTCCCGGAGATCGCCGACTCGGCCTACGTCGACGAGAGCGCGGTCGTCATCGGCGACGTGACGATCGAGAGCGAGGCGAGCGTCTGGCCGGGCGCGGTCCTCCGTGGCGACCACGGAGCCATCACCGTAGGCGAGGGTGCGAACGTCCAGGACAACGCCACCCTCCACGAAGGGGTCGAGATCGGCCCCTACACCACCGTCGGCCACAACGCGATCGTCCACGCCGCGATCACCCGGGTGAGAAGCCTGGTCGGGATGGGTGCGATCGTGCTGGACGACGTGACGGTCGGCGAGGAGAGCATCGTCGGGGCCAACAGCCTCGTGACCGAGGGAACCGAGGTGCCCGAACGGACGCTGGTCGCCGGCACGCCCGCGGAGGTCGTGAAGGAACTCGACGACGCCCGGTGGGCGGCCGCCGCCGATCGCTACGTCGAGAACGCCCGCGCACACGCCGAGCGCTCCGAGGTGATCGAGCGGGGGACGATCCGACCTGGCGAGCGGCTGGAGTGAGTTCTCCGAGCGCGCCGGGGCCGAAATCGTGGGCGAGCAGCTCCCGTCCATGCGTGCCGTGAACGGGCTTCGACACTCCTAAGCGCGCGCCGTTTTTGCTACTCGTATGGAGTTTCACGACGCCGCGAACTTTCTCTTCGATCTGCGGCGCTTCCGGCCGAAACCCGGCACGGAGTCGACGGCGGACCTCCTCGCGGATCTAGACGACCCACACGAGGGCGTCGATTACGTCCAAGTCGCCGGCTCCAACGGCAAGGGGAGCACGGCGCGGATGACCGAGTCGGTCCTCCGGCGGGCCGGACTCACGGTCGGGCTCTACACCTCACCCCACCTCGACGACGTCCGCGAGCGGATCCGTGTCGACGGCCGACCGATCACCGAGGCGGCCCTCGTCGAGTTCGTCGAGCGAGTCAGACCACACGTGGTCGAGCGGGCCGCCGAGGGCGAGGCCCCTACCTTCTTCGAGACCATGACCGCGATGGCGCTCTGGGAGTTCGGCCGCCGCGACGTCGACGTCGCGGTCCTCGAGGTCGGCATCGGCGGACGCTACGACGCCACCAGCGTGGTCGACCCGGTCGCGAGCGCGGTCACGAGCGTCACCCTCGAGCACACCGGAATCCTCGGTGACTCGATCGAGGAGATCGCCCGCGATAAGGCCCACGTCGCGCCCGCCGGGGCCCCGCTGGTCACCGCGGCGACCGGCAACGCGCTGGCGGCCGTCGAGGAACAGGTTGGCGACACCCTCGTCGTCGGCGAGGACGGGGAGAACGACGTGCAGGTGCGATATCAGGGGCGAACCGACGGCACCGAGGCGGCGGTCTCGCTCGACGGTCCCGACTGGTCGGTCGAGACGCGACTGGCGCTTCTGGGCGAGTACCAGGCGCGAAACGCGGGGGTCGCGGCGGCGCTCGCCCGCCAGGTGACGTCGGTCTCGGAGGCGGAACTCGCCCGCGGATTGAGAAACGCCCACTGGCCAGGCCGGTTCGAGGTAATGGGTAGCGAGCCGCTGGTGGTGCTCGACGGCGCGCACAACCCCGGGGCGTGCGAGGAGGTGGCGACGACCCTCTCGGAGTTCGAGTACGACGACCTGCACCTCGTGATCGGCGCGATGCACGAGAAGGACCACCGCGGGATGGCGGAGGCGCTCCCCCACCCCGACCGGGTCGTTGCGACCCAGCCCGATCTCGACCGCGCGGAGGATCGCGCGGTGCTCGCGACCGTCTACGAACGCCGCGCCGACGACGTGACGACGCGCGCCTCGGTGGCGGGGGCGCTCGAACGCGCGCTGGCGGAGGCCGGCCCTGCCGACTGCGTGCTCGTCACCGGTTCGCTGTTCACGGTGGCCGAGGCCCGCGAACGCTGGACGCGCACGGTCGTCCCGAAGCGCGTCCGCGATCTGTCGGACGCCCGTGAAGTGCTCGAGGGGAGTCACGTCACCGGACCCGGCGTCTGGCGGATGCGCGGGAAGGCGGTCCACCGCGTGGTGAGGACCCGCGTCCAGCGCCGCCAGGCCCAGTATCTGAAGGAGGAACTGCTCTCGCTCGGCGGCGAGTGTGCGACGGCGGGGCTCAACGAGCAGGACGAGGAGCGGATCGACGTCGTCCTGATGGGGACGCTCGCACAGTTCAAGCGCCTGATCGAGAAGCTCGAGGAGCAGCCCTACGGCCTGCCCGTGGTCGCCAGCGAGCTTCGAGGACGACTCGGGATCGGCGTCGAGACCTCCTCCCGCGGCTATCCCTGGGAGGACCACACCGCGGTGATGGGCATCCTCAACGTCACCCCCGACAGCTTCCACGACGGCGGCCGGTACGAGGCGCTCGAGGACGCCGTCGCCCGGGCCGAGCGGATGGTCGAGGACGGCGTCGACGTCATCGACGTCGGTGGCGAGAGCACCCGTCCCGGTGCGGAGCCCGTCCCGACCGACGAGGAGATCGACCGCGTCGTCCCCGTGATCGAGCGGATCGCGGGACTGGACGCGATGGTCTCGATCGACACCCGTAAGGCCTCGGTTGCCCGTGCGGCCCTGGAGGCCGGCGCGGACGTGATCAACGACGTGAGCGGGCTCGAGGATCCGGGGATGCGCTTCGTCGCCGCGGAACACGACGTCCCGCTGGTGGTGATGCACAGCCTCGACGCGCCCGTCGATCCCGGCCGCGAGGTCGAGTACGACGACGTCGTCGAGGACGTGATCCGCGACCTCGAGGAACGGGTGTTGCTCGCGGAGAAGGCGGGGCTCGATCGCGAGCAGATCGTCGTCGATCCCGGCCTCGGCTTCGGGAAGACCCGAACGGAGAGCTTCGAACTGTTGGGACGGGCCGACGAGCTCCAGGCGCTCGGCTGTCCCGTGCTGATCGGCCACTCCCATAAGTCGATGTTCGAGCGGGTCGAGCGCGACGCCGGGAACCGGACCGCGGCAACGGTTGCCGGGACGACGATCGCGACCGAACGGGGCGCGGACGTCGTTCGGGTCCACGACGTCGCCGAGAACGTCGCGGCCGTGCGAGCGGCCGAGATCGCCGACGACGGATGAGGCAATGGTTGCCGACACCTGCTTGTACCGACGGTTCCCGCCGGTGACCCAAGAAGCCTTAGGGTGGCGCTCCAAGGAGAAGATATGTCAGAAGCTGACTATGCCAAAGACGTCGTCGTGAGCGCCGATTGGGTAGAGGATCACCTGGACGAGTTCCAGAGCGACGATCCCGACTACCGACTGCTCGAGGTGAACAATCCAACCGTGACCGCCGACTCGGAGTACACCTCCTACGAGGAGGGCCACGCCCCCGGCGCCGTCTTCCTCGACTGGGAGGAGGACTTCACCGACCAGACGACCCGCGACATCCTCTCGAAGGACCAGTTCGAGGAGACGATGGGTGAGGCGGGCATCACCGAGGACACCACCGTGGTGTTCTACGGCGGCGGGCGCGTCCCCAACTGGTTCGCGCTGTTCGCCTACTGGCAGTTCAAGTACTACGGCCACGAGGACGCTCGCGTGCTCAACGGCGGGAAGGAGTACTGGGTGAGCAACGACTACCCGCTGACCGACGAGGTACCCGACTTCAGCCCGCAGGAGTACAACGCCCGCGGCCCGTTCGAGTCGATCCGCGCGTACAGGGACGACATCGAGACGGCGATCGAGCAGGGCCTGCCGCTCGTCGACGTCCGTTCGCCCGAGGAGTTCACCGGCGAGATTCTCGCACCGGAAGGGCTGCAGGAGACTGCCCAGCGCGGCGGGCACGTCCCCGGCGCCTCGAACGTTCCCGTCCCGACGATCCTGAACGACGACGGCACGTTCAAGAGCGCCGACGAACTGCGCGAGATCTACGCCGAGCACGACATCGACGGCTCGGAGTCCACCATCGCCTACTGCCGCGTCGGCGAACGCTCCTCGATCGAGTGGTTCGCGCTGCGCGAACTGCTGGGCTTCGAGGACGTCCGCAACTACGACGGCTCGTGGACCGAGTGGGGCAGCATGATTCGCACCCCGATCGAGACCGGCGAGGAGCAGTAACTCCGCGGCTCGCTTCTCGATCTCGACGGCCGTATCGATATCCGTATTTCTTAGATGACGCGACCCGTTGGAGCCGTCCGTTTCACGCTCGTTTCGCGACGAACACTGAACGGTCGGCCATCGCCGTTTCGTCGGCGTCCCAGTCGAGTCGTTTGACGACGAACCCGCGTTCCGCGAGCGAGAGCGCGACCGTCTCGTCGTCGAACGCCGTAAGCAGGTGTCGGTCGACGAACCACGACGAGCCGTCGAAGACGAGCGCGTCCATGCACACCCGACGGTCCTCGAGGCGACGACACTGGAGGAGCCGCGCGCAGTCGCCTTCGGGACCGCTCGCGGTCCGGAGCGTCGGGGCCTCCATCTCGGGGAACTCGTCCGTGTCCAGGACGAGGACGCCGCCCTCGGCCACCCGGTCGGCCAGCGCCGACAGCGCCGGTGCGAGCTCCTCGGGCTCGAGGCAGTTCACCAGCGTGAAGGGCACCATGACGAGATCGAACCGGCCGCTCACGGGTAGCTCTGGCAGCGAGCCGACGAGGAACTCGGCGTCGGACTTCTCCCGCGCCCGCCGGACCATCGCGGCGCTGGGATCGACGCCGACGGCGTCGACCCCCGCCTCCTCGAGCTGCCTCGTGTGCTCGCCGGTGCCACAGCCGACGACCAGCGCTCGCTCCGCCATCGGCACCCGTTCGAGCACGAACGCCACCTCCTCGCCGTACGGTTTGCGAGCGTACAGCGCGTCGTAAACCGCGGGGTGGTCGTGGAGCACCCGATCCATACCTCCGGTGGCGCCCTACGGGTAATAAATCCGATCGGTCGAGGGTGCCGCGATCCGAACCCCTATGGCGTCCGCCGTGATACGCCGGCACGTGACATACGAGTTCGAACGGTATCTCAGCGTCCGCAGCGCCTACGGTGCCTCCTTCGGCCCCGAGGGCGAACGACTCTCCTTCCTGATGGACACCACGGGCGTCCCACAGGTGTGGACGCTCGACTCCCCGCTCGCGTGGCCCGACCAGCATACCTTCTACGACGAGCGAGTGACCTTCGCCTCCTTCTCACCCGAGCGCCCGGAACTCGTCTTCGGGATGGACGAGGGCGGCAACGAGCGCCAGCAGCTCTTCCGACTCGACGTCGAGGACGGGACGATCACGCCATTGACGGACGCTCCGGAAGCCAAGCATCGCTGGGGCGGCTGGTCGTCGGACGGCGAGCGCTTCGCCTTCGCCTCGAACCGCCGCGACGAGTCGGTCTTCGACGTCTACGTCCAGGGCCGCGACGACGAAGAGGCCGAACGCGTTCTCGAGGGCGACGGCTGGCTCGAGGTCGGCGGATGGAGCCCGGACGACTCGCGGCTGATCGTCACCGAGGCCTCCTCGAGCTTCGATCAGGACGTCTACGTCCTCGAGATCGAGTCGGGGGAGCTGACCCACCTCACGCCGCACGAGGGCAACGTCCGCTTTCGGAGCACGAACTGGGGCCCCGACGGCAGGGGGATCTATCTCGTCACCGATCGGGACGCGGACACGCTGTATCTCGCCCGGCTCGACGCGGAGACGGGCGAGATCGACGTCGTCGAGGAGGGCAGCGACGAACGGAGTTCGTCCGACAGCCGGGCATCGCCCGGCGACGGCGAGTGGAACGTCGACGGGGTCCGCCTCGACGAGGAAAGTGGGAGGGTAGTCTACTCGCGGAACGTCGACGGTTACACCGAGCTCACCTCCGGCGAACTCGCCGGGGAGACGACGATCCACGAGTTCTCCGCGCCCGACCTCCCCGAGGGGGTCGCAGGCGGGGTGAGCTTCGATCCCGACGGCGAGCGCTTCGCCGTGAGCGCCACCGGCGACGTCGAGAACACGAACGTCTACGTCGTCGAGACGGAGACGGGCCAGACGGAGCGATGGACGAACGCGGCGACTGGTGGCATTCCCCGCGAGCGCTTCTCGGGCTCCGAACTCGTGCGCTTCGAGAGCTTCGATGGGCTCGAGGTTCCGGCCTACCTCTCGATTCCGGCGGGAGCAAGCGAGGAGAACGACGAGACGCCGGCCATCGTCGACATCCACGGCGGCCCCGAGAGCCAGCGCCGGCCCTCGTTTCATCCCGTAAAACAGTACTTCCTCGACCGGGGCTACGCCTACTTCGAGCCGAACGTCCGGGGTTCCTCAGGGTATGGCCGCGAGTACACCCACCTCGACGACGTCGAGAAGCGCATGGACAGCGTCGCCGATATCGAGGCGGGCGTCGAGTGGCTCCACGACCACCCCCTCGTCGACGACGACCGTATCGTCGCGATGGGCGGATCCTACGGCGGGTTCATGGTGCTCGCAGCAATGACGGAGTACCCCGAGCTGTGGGCCGCCGGGATCGACGTCGTCGGCATCGCGAACTTCGTGACGTTCCTCGAGAACACCGGCGACTGGCGCCGCGAGCTTCGCGAGGCCGAGTACGGTTCCCTGGAGGAGGACCGGGAGTTCCTCGAGTCGATCTCGCCGATCAACACCGTCGATCGCATCGAGGCGCCGCTGTTCGTCCTCCACGGCGCGAACGATCCCCGCGTTCCCGTAGGGGAGGCCGAACAGATCGCCGATCGGGCGGCAGAGCACGTCCCCGTCGAGACGCTGATCTTCGAGGACGAGGGCCACGGCTTCACCAAGCTCGAGAACAGGATAGAAGCGTACACCCGGATCGCAGACTTCCTCGATCGTCACGTCTGATCGCGCTTCGATGCCCGCCTTCGGCGGTACGTCCCTCGCCGACCGCGGCGCGTCGATTCAGAGCTCCTCGGGCTGGGTGCCCACGCCCTCGGGCCAGCCCGGCGGCTTCGCCGCCGAGGGTTCCGCGTACTCGCGTTTCAGCACCATCGGCGTCCGTTCGAGCGAGAGCACCAGTTCGTCGTTCTGGTTGTACGCCCGTAGCTCCGTGGTGACGATGCCGACGTGGTCCCGAGAGCTGCTCTCGCGCTTCTCTATCACCTCGCTCTCGGCGAAGATCGTATCGCCGTGGAAGACGGGCGCGTGGTGTCGGATCTCGTCGTAGCCCAGGTTCGCGGTCGCGTTCGTCGAGACGTCGACGACGCTCATCCCCACCGCGAGCGCGATGACGAAAGTCCCGTCGACGAGCCGCTCGCCGAACTCCGTCCCGGCAGCGTAGGGCTCGTTGAAGTGCATCGGGTTGACGTTCATCGTCAGGTTGGTGAACCAGACGTTGTCCGTCTCCGTGACCGTCCGGCCGTACGGGTGTTTGTAGACGTCGCCGACCTCGAACTCCTCGAAGTACCGACCCTGCCAGCCCGAGACGAGTCTGCGGTCGCCGTCGTCGTCACCGTCGCCGTTGTCGTCGTTCGGCATACCCGTCCGATCGGACGCGACCGGCATAGTTGTGGTACCCGTCGTCCGCGATTCGGCTCGATCCAACCCGTTCTACTGGCGGTCCCGACTGGCCCGATCGCCGATCACTCGCGGTATCTCGCGACCTCCACCAGGTTCCCGTCCGGGTCCCGGAAGTAGACCGATTCGATCGGTCCGCGGGCGCCGGTCCTCTCGACCGGTCCCTCGACGATCTCCACGCTCGCGTCGCGAAGTTCGCGCTCCACCGCCTCGATCGGCGTCTCGGTCAGCACGCAGAAGTCACCCGATCCGGGGGTCGGCCGTTCCGCCTTCGGTTCGTGGTCCCAGCCGTCGGGATGCAGGTTCACCTTCTGGTCGCCGAAGCGAAGCGCCCTCCGGCCCTCGCCGAAGGTGACGACCTCGCAGTCGAGGACGCGCTCGTAGAACTCGCAGGCGCGTTCGACGTCCGAGACGGTCAGCACGAAGTGGTCGATGCCGGTCGGCTCCATGGCGTCCGAACGGAACGCAGCGCCATAGCCGTCTCGCCCGTACGAGCGTCCCGGTTCGAAGGGTCTACCCGTCTCCGCGCTGAGCGTTCGATCGATGCCGAACTACCGGGAGTGGCTCCGGGCGCTGAGGACGGCAGTCGCGGTCGGCCGGAAACAGCACGTCACCGTCACGGCCGCCGGACTCGGCTACT is part of the Halalkalicoccus sp. CG83 genome and harbors:
- the purH gene encoding bifunctional phosphoribosylaminoimidazolecarboxamide formyltransferase/IMP cyclohydrolase: MTRIAGMASNRGRNLMHLADGAPGGAELAVVLSNQADAPVLEKAADRGIDTEVVEREESEERASHERRILDALAEYDVDLVCLDGYMRVLTGEFLDDAPLTLNVHPSLLPSFPGMDAHEQVLEAGVRISGCTVHIVTREVDAGPVVTQESVPVYEGDDEESLKERVLYEAEFRAYPRAVRWFAEDRLDVRDGEVRVEGDEGGRFPARRTVSEDRSTELRYGENPHQEAALYADETEEEATVVHAEQLNEGAKALSYNNYNDADAALGLVKEFDEPAAAVIKHTNPAGCATADAVSEAYDRALSTDPMSAFGGIVALNRACDEETAEAITESFKEVVVAPDYREEALSVLREKENLRVLDVGPFGEPGPRLREKQLAGGRLVQERDDQRLSREDLEVVTEREPSEEEFASLLFAWHTIKHVKSNAILFAKGTETVGVGMGQVSRVDAVRLAAMKAEEHAEGKDSEGAVMASDAFFPFPDGIEEASEAGIEAVIQPGGSVNDDDVIEAANEHDMAMVFTGSRAFRHD
- a CDS encoding pyridoxamine 5'-phosphate oxidase family protein gives rise to the protein MTDEDDRRRSRPETEDSYGIPEDDEGLLPWEFVAEGMRGDRNYWVSTTLPDGRPHARPVWGVWLDDTFHCGGGEHTRWARNLAAGSEIVVHRESGDDVVIIEGTAGKLAEGSADPELVERLDSAYEEKYGVRHGTPFWAVHPRKVLAWSDYPADATRWTFEP
- a CDS encoding gamma carbonic anhydrase family protein encodes the protein MIRSFDGVVPEIADSAYVDESAVVIGDVTIESEASVWPGAVLRGDHGAITVGEGANVQDNATLHEGVEIGPYTTVGHNAIVHAAITRVRSLVGMGAIVLDDVTVGEESIVGANSLVTEGTEVPERTLVAGTPAEVVKELDDARWAAAADRYVENARAHAERSEVIERGTIRPGERLE
- the folP gene encoding dihydropteroate synthase, producing the protein MEFHDAANFLFDLRRFRPKPGTESTADLLADLDDPHEGVDYVQVAGSNGKGSTARMTESVLRRAGLTVGLYTSPHLDDVRERIRVDGRPITEAALVEFVERVRPHVVERAAEGEAPTFFETMTAMALWEFGRRDVDVAVLEVGIGGRYDATSVVDPVASAVTSVTLEHTGILGDSIEEIARDKAHVAPAGAPLVTAATGNALAAVEEQVGDTLVVGEDGENDVQVRYQGRTDGTEAAVSLDGPDWSVETRLALLGEYQARNAGVAAALARQVTSVSEAELARGLRNAHWPGRFEVMGSEPLVVLDGAHNPGACEEVATTLSEFEYDDLHLVIGAMHEKDHRGMAEALPHPDRVVATQPDLDRAEDRAVLATVYERRADDVTTRASVAGALERALAEAGPADCVLVTGSLFTVAEARERWTRTVVPKRVRDLSDAREVLEGSHVTGPGVWRMRGKAVHRVVRTRVQRRQAQYLKEELLSLGGECATAGLNEQDEERIDVVLMGTLAQFKRLIEKLEEQPYGLPVVASELRGRLGIGVETSSRGYPWEDHTAVMGILNVTPDSFHDGGRYEALEDAVARAERMVEDGVDVIDVGGESTRPGAEPVPTDEEIDRVVPVIERIAGLDAMVSIDTRKASVARAALEAGADVINDVSGLEDPGMRFVAAEHDVPLVVMHSLDAPVDPGREVEYDDVVEDVIRDLEERVLLAEKAGLDREQIVVDPGLGFGKTRTESFELLGRADELQALGCPVLIGHSHKSMFERVERDAGNRTAATVAGTTIATERGADVVRVHDVAENVAAVRAAEIADDG
- a CDS encoding sulfurtransferase — encoded protein: MSEADYAKDVVVSADWVEDHLDEFQSDDPDYRLLEVNNPTVTADSEYTSYEEGHAPGAVFLDWEEDFTDQTTRDILSKDQFEETMGEAGITEDTTVVFYGGGRVPNWFALFAYWQFKYYGHEDARVLNGGKEYWVSNDYPLTDEVPDFSPQEYNARGPFESIRAYRDDIETAIEQGLPLVDVRSPEEFTGEILAPEGLQETAQRGGHVPGASNVPVPTILNDDGTFKSADELREIYAEHDIDGSESTIAYCRVGERSSIEWFALRELLGFEDVRNYDGSWTEWGSMIRTPIETGEEQ
- a CDS encoding class I SAM-dependent methyltransferase; protein product: MDRVLHDHPAVYDALYARKPYGEEVAFVLERVPMAERALVVGCGTGEHTRQLEEAGVDAVGVDPSAAMVRRAREKSDAEFLVGSLPELPVSGRFDLVMVPFTLVNCLEPEELAPALSALADRVAEGGVLVLDTDEFPEMEAPTLRTASGPEGDCARLLQCRRLEDRRVCMDALVFDGSSWFVDRHLLTAFDDETVALSLAERGFVVKRLDWDADETAMADRSVFVAKRA
- a CDS encoding S9 family peptidase; this translates as MASAVIRRHVTYEFERYLSVRSAYGASFGPEGERLSFLMDTTGVPQVWTLDSPLAWPDQHTFYDERVTFASFSPERPELVFGMDEGGNERQQLFRLDVEDGTITPLTDAPEAKHRWGGWSSDGERFAFASNRRDESVFDVYVQGRDDEEAERVLEGDGWLEVGGWSPDDSRLIVTEASSSFDQDVYVLEIESGELTHLTPHEGNVRFRSTNWGPDGRGIYLVTDRDADTLYLARLDAETGEIDVVEEGSDERSSSDSRASPGDGEWNVDGVRLDEESGRVVYSRNVDGYTELTSGELAGETTIHEFSAPDLPEGVAGGVSFDPDGERFAVSATGDVENTNVYVVETETGQTERWTNAATGGIPRERFSGSELVRFESFDGLEVPAYLSIPAGASEENDETPAIVDIHGGPESQRRPSFHPVKQYFLDRGYAYFEPNVRGSSGYGREYTHLDDVEKRMDSVADIEAGVEWLHDHPLVDDDRIVAMGGSYGGFMVLAAMTEYPELWAAGIDVVGIANFVTFLENTGDWRRELREAEYGSLEEDREFLESISPINTVDRIEAPLFVLHGANDPRVPVGEAEQIADRAAEHVPVETLIFEDEGHGFTKLENRIEAYTRIADFLDRHV
- a CDS encoding MaoC family dehydratase; the encoded protein is MPNDDNGDGDDDGDRRLVSGWQGRYFEEFEVGDVYKHPYGRTVTETDNVWFTNLTMNVNPMHFNEPYAAGTEFGERLVDGTFVIALAVGMSVVDVSTNATANLGYDEIRHHAPVFHGDTIFAESEVIEKRESSSRDHVGIVTTELRAYNQNDELVLSLERTPMVLKREYAEPSAAKPPGWPEGVGTQPEEL
- a CDS encoding VOC family protein; the protein is MEPTGIDHFVLTVSDVERACEFYERVLDCEVVTFGEGRRALRFGDQKVNLHPDGWDHEPKAERPTPGSGDFCVLTETPIEAVERELRDASVEIVEGPVERTGARGPIESVYFRDPDGNLVEVARYRE